The following DNA comes from Nitrospirota bacterium.
GTGCGGCTGGACAGGGTGGATCTCGAAGAGAGGGAGATCATCTTCGGGCTTGTCTGAATACGTACCCATCCTTATAATATCACCATGTCAGAAAAGACCTCACCGCTAAAAGGCATTATCCGTTCGCTCGGTCTTGTCTTTGGCGACATCGGCACAAGCCCTATATATACCGTTACGGTAGTTTTTCTCCTTTTGAAGCCTACTCCTGATAATGTCATGGGCGTCATGTCTCTGATTCTCTGGACCATGACTCTTTTGGTATCTCTTCAATATGTCATTCTTGCCATGCGTCTTAGCAGAAGGGGCGAAGGTGGCACAATCGTCTTAAAGGAGATACTGACCTCCGGACTCAGATCGAGGAGAAACATCGTTTTCATATCACTTCTTTCCTTTATCGGCATATCCCTTCTCATGGGTGATGGTGTAATAACTCCAGCAATCAGTATCCTGAGCGCTGTCGAAGGCGCAGTCCTCATCCCTGGTTTCGAGGCTCTCCCCAAGAACGTGATAGTTTTCACCTCAATGCTCATTGCCGTGGCCCTTTTTGCCGTCCAGAGCAAAGGTACCGACAAGATCGCAGGCGCCTTCGGGCCTATCACTGCAGTCTGGCTGATTGCTCTTTTTGTCTTCGGAATCATTTCCCTTGTCGAAGCCCCGCAGGTTCTGAAGGCAGCGAACCCTTATTATGGGATAAGGTTCCTTATCGAAAACAGGTGGGCCGGGTTCATAGCCCTTAGCGAGATTTTTCTCTGCGCGACCGGCGGGGAGGCGCTCTATGCTGATATGGGACATCTCGGAGCTAAACCCATTAGACAGGCTTGGGTGGTGGCCTTCATTGCCCTCGTCGTCAATTACTTCGGACAGGGCGCTTTCCTCCTGACCCACCCCGATGCAAAGAACATACTCTTCGAAATGGTCTTCCACTATGCTCGATTCCTCTATGTCCCCTTTCTCCTTCTGAGTATCGCAGCCACAATTATTGCGTCTCAGGCGATGATCAGCGGGACGTTCTCGATCGTCTATCAGGGCATTACAACACGCATTATGCCGCTCTTCAAGGTCTCCTACACTTCGATGGAAAGGAAGTCGCAGATCTATATTGGGTCGGTGAACTGGTTCTTGTTGATGGCGGTCCTATTTATCATGCTCGAGTTTGGAGAGTCAAGCAAGCTCGCCGCTGCATACGGACTTGCTGTTACCGGCACTATGGCTCTTACCGGCTTTATGATGACCTGGATATTCTTGCATCGGAAAAGCTACAATCTCGCAGCCCTTTCTATTTTCATCACCATTATCGACATCGCGTACCTTGGCGCAAACGTCACCAAGATTCCTCATGGAGGCTACTGGTCGATCATCCTCGCATCCTTCCCCCTTGTAACCATATTTCTTTATACACAAGGGCAGAAGAGACTGTACAAAATGATGGAATTCATGCCGCTCGAGGAGTTCCTGCACAAATTCAGAAGGGTTTATGCTGCATCTCCCAGGGTGAGCGGCACAGCGCTTTTTCTGATCAAGGATGCAAAGGAGATCCCTTTCTATATCATCCAGACCATGTTCTATCACGGCATCGTGTATGAGGACAATATCTTCGTATCGATCATTAAACGTGATGATCCATTCGGCGTGACCGGCTTCTTCAAGCCTGATCTTTCAGACGGTCTCAGGGTCTTTGAAGTTCAGATGGGCTATATGGAGATGGTGGATGTCGAAGAGATCCTGCGAGAGGCTGACATCGAAGAACGGTCGGTCTTCTACGGTCTTGAAGACATCATAACGAGCAACCCTGTCTGGAAGGTATTCCATTTCATCAAGAGAAATACGCCGCCCTTTATTAACTTCTACAAGCTGCCTCCCAAGAAGCTTCATGGCGTCCTGACAAAAGTTACCATGTAGATCATGAAAAAGCCTGCAAGCAAAGAGGCCTGCAAGCAGCCAAAAAAAACTCTCGACACGTTTTATCGGGAATATGACTTCAGGCAGAGGATCCTCCACGATCCGATCGAATTTCCGCACCGCTATAATAACTCAGAAGACATTGAGGTTGCCGGCTTCCTTGCCTGTTGTTTTGCATACGGCAGGATAGGGCTCTTCAAGCCTGTTGTCGAAAAGATCCTCTCGCTCATGGGAGAAAGCCCTCATGATTTTCTTCTCCATTTCAGCGTCTCCCGACAGGCAAAACGTTTTCAGGGTATACAATATCGGTTTAACAGAAACGAAGATATTGTCTGTCTTCTCTTCATGCTGCAGACAATCCTCCGCAAAGAAGGATCGCTGGAAAACATTTTTATGAAATTTTATCAGGAGACAGACGAGAACATCGGCAACGGTCTGTCAGCAATAGTGGAAAGATTTCTGTCTGTGGACACAACAAAAATTTACGGCAGAAATATTAAGCCCTCAGGTCTTGTACAATTCTTTCCCTCTCCGATGAATGGAAGCACCTGCAAGAGATTGGCTCTTTTTCTGCGCTGGATGATCCGCGACAGAGACATTGATCTCGGCATATGGGAGAACATATCGAAAAATAAACTGGTGATCCCGCTTGATACGCATATCATGAAGATATCCCGATGTCTTGGCTTTACGAAAAGGAATTCGGCAGACTGGAAGACCGCTGTTGAGATAACGGCGGCGCTGAAACAATTCGACCCGAAAGATCCCCTCAAATACGATTTCGCCCTTTGCCATCAAGGCATTTCCGGACTGTGCAGGGGGGAAAGGGACGGGTCAGTATGCTCTGGTTGCGTGTTCAGAAACTGCTGATCTCTCTGTTCTCACCCCAGTGATTTCCCATGATAAGACAGGTGACAGACAGTATACAGATCAGTAGCCAACAGGGATGCCTGATTCAAAGAGTTTTTGCACAATGCCAAGTTCGTCGAACGCCAGAAGTTCAGGGAACGAGACCATGTCAGATCGTACGATCGGCATGAAACCGCTGGTCGGGCTGAGTATGCCGACTGCAACGACAACATCACGGCCTGGCATGTGTATGTCGAAAAAACCGCTCCCGACTCTTTTATTGATTAACACATCAAGAACAGCGTTTGCATTCCAGTCATTAAATTCTATGCCGGTAATGTCGTAAAATCTGAGATTCAGCTCTCCTTCCTTGTCGGAAATATCCTTTGGAATGACCTCCCAGTCCACAAAAACAGTATTCGGATCTACTGCCAATGCAATAACCGCGTTCTCTCCATATTCTTCAGGAAGTCCTCCAAAAAAGATCTCCTCTGCTTCCTCTTCTGTTACGTTCTGCTCGGGCAGGAATATCTTCAGATTTGCCTTGGAGTTTCTTGCGGGATATCGTTCAATTTCAGGCCTCGCTTCCTGCACTGTCTCATTCTTGTTGGCTGCAGCGACTGACTTCAATGACGGCCTCACAGGAACTGCAGGTTCTTTCTTTGCGGCCATAGCCTTCTTCTCTGTCTTTTCAACGATTACAGGCTTTGCCTCAGGAACCTTGCTGACCTTGGCCTTTGGTTTGGCTTTAACTTTCGCCTTAACCTCAGCCTTGGCCTTGCTTTTAGCCTCTGCCTTTACCTTCATCGCAACCTTGGCGACAATGGTTTTTTTCTTTGGGGTCTTTTTCTCTGTCTTCACCGCTGGCTTAGGCTTTACCGCAGGAACCTTGCTGACCTTGGCCTTTGGTTTGGCTTTAACTTTCGCCTTAACCTCAGCCTTAGCCTTGGCCTTGGCCTTGCTTTTAGCCTCTGCCTTTACCTTCATCGCAACCTTGGCGACAATGGTTTTTTTCTTTGAGGTCTTTTTCTCTGCCTTTACCGCAGGCTTAGGCTTTACCGCAGGAACCTTGCTGACCTTGGCCTTTGGTTTGGCTTTAACTTTCGCCTTAACCTCAGCCTTGGCCTTAGCCTTGGATTTTACAGCAACCTTTACGGTTTTTGTTCCGTCTGATGTCTTGGAGGATTTTTTCTTTGGATCTTTGGTTTTCATGAGGATACCTTGTTGGAGCTATTCTATCAAATTTAAGTGACAATTAAACAAAATTTTTCGGAGTTGCATTTAAAATGATACCAAGGCGGCCAGCCGGAAGTAGGTGCATTAAGCAGACGAAGCCAACGCAGTTAGCGTTTGAATGCGACTCCGTATTAATGGGCTTCAGCCCAGTTGTGCCCATTCCCAATATCCACTTTCAGGGGAACTGAGAGCGCTATAACTCCCTCCATGCCTTCCCGAACAATGCGCTCCACCACCTCTAATTCTGACTCGGGAAGTTCAAACAGGAGTTCGTCATGCACCTGCAGAATCATCCGTGCCCGTAAAGATTCCGCTCTCAGCCTTTCCCGGATGGAGATCATGGCCAGTTTGATAATATCTGCAGCAGTGCCCTGAATAGGCGAATTTACTGCCAGTCTCTCTCCTAATTGACGAATATTCCTGTTCTGGTTCTTTAGCTCAGGGACAGGCCGTTTCCTGCCGAAAAGCGTCGTGACGTAACCTTTTTCCGTGGTCTCTGCAATCAACTGTTCTATATACTGTTTTACTCCCGGATGGCGGTCAAAATACTGTTTGATGAACTGCTCGGCCTCATTCCTGCCGATGTTCAGCGTCTCCGAAAGGCCGAAAGATGATATGCCGTAGATCACACCGAAGTTGACCGTCTTCGCCGTCCTTCTCATTTCCTGCGATACGGACTCAAGGGGAACACCAAAGATCTCGGCCGCTGTCCTTGTATGGATATCAATATTATCCCTGAAGGCCGCTATGAGCCCGGTATCATTGCTCAAATGTGCCAGGATCCTTAGTTCGACCTGTGAATAGTCAGCGGAAAGAAGCAGATTCCCCTGCTCTGCGACAAATGCAGCTCTTATCCTTTTCCCCCAATCGCCTTTTACCGGGATATTCTGGAGGTTCGGATCGCTGCTGCTCAGTCTTCCCGTTGCAGTTACCGTCTGGTTGAACGATGTATGCACCCTTCCGGTCCGAACGTTCACAAGGCCGGGCAATACATCAATGTAAGTGGTCTTCAGTTTTGTGAGGCTCCGGTAGTGAAGAACTTCCTTGGGAAGTTCATGGGCCTCTGCAAGCTCTTCGAGCACATCCACACCTGTCGAAAACCCTGTTTTTGTCCTCCTGCTGGGGCTCAGGCCAAGTCTGGTGAAGAGGATGGCGCTCAACTGTTTTGGAGAGTCGATATTGAACTCTTCGCCGGCAAGAAAATAGATCCTTTTTTCGATCGCAGCTATGTCAGTGGCAAGCTCCTTTGACATCTCCTCCAGAAGGCCTTCCCGGATCTTTATCCCGGCAGTTTCCATATCAACGAGTACCCTGATGAGCGGCATCTCAATAGTGGAATAAACCGATTCAAGCCCGCTCTCTTTCAGTTTTTCAAAGAGCAGATCTTTAAGTTCAAAGGCAAGAGCAGCATCTTCAGCCGCATACGGCGCAGCCTCATCAATCGGGACCTCGGCAAAGCTCGGTCTCTTTTTCAGAACTTCC
Coding sequences within:
- a CDS encoding KUP/HAK/KT family potassium transporter, with translation MSEKTSPLKGIIRSLGLVFGDIGTSPIYTVTVVFLLLKPTPDNVMGVMSLILWTMTLLVSLQYVILAMRLSRRGEGGTIVLKEILTSGLRSRRNIVFISLLSFIGISLLMGDGVITPAISILSAVEGAVLIPGFEALPKNVIVFTSMLIAVALFAVQSKGTDKIAGAFGPITAVWLIALFVFGIISLVEAPQVLKAANPYYGIRFLIENRWAGFIALSEIFLCATGGEALYADMGHLGAKPIRQAWVVAFIALVVNYFGQGAFLLTHPDAKNILFEMVFHYARFLYVPFLLLSIAATIIASQAMISGTFSIVYQGITTRIMPLFKVSYTSMERKSQIYIGSVNWFLLMAVLFIMLEFGESSKLAAAYGLAVTGTMALTGFMMTWIFLHRKSYNLAALSIFITIIDIAYLGANVTKIPHGGYWSIILASFPLVTIFLYTQGQKRLYKMMEFMPLEEFLHKFRRVYAASPRVSGTALFLIKDAKEIPFYIIQTMFYHGIVYEDNIFVSIIKRDDPFGVTGFFKPDLSDGLRVFEVQMGYMEMVDVEEILREADIEERSVFYGLEDIITSNPVWKVFHFIKRNTPPFINFYKLPPKKLHGVLTKVTM
- a CDS encoding TIGR02757 family protein yields the protein MKKPASKEACKQPKKTLDTFYREYDFRQRILHDPIEFPHRYNNSEDIEVAGFLACCFAYGRIGLFKPVVEKILSLMGESPHDFLLHFSVSRQAKRFQGIQYRFNRNEDIVCLLFMLQTILRKEGSLENIFMKFYQETDENIGNGLSAIVERFLSVDTTKIYGRNIKPSGLVQFFPSPMNGSTCKRLALFLRWMIRDRDIDLGIWENISKNKLVIPLDTHIMKISRCLGFTKRNSADWKTAVEITAALKQFDPKDPLKYDFALCHQGISGLCRGERDGSVCSGCVFRNC
- a CDS encoding DUF4912 domain-containing protein; the protein is MKTKDPKKKSSKTSDGTKTVKVAVKSKAKAKAEVKAKVKAKPKAKVSKVPAVKPKPAVKAEKKTSKKKTIVAKVAMKVKAEAKSKAKAKAKAEVKAKVKAKPKAKVSKVPAVKPKPAVKTEKKTPKKKTIVAKVAMKVKAEAKSKAKAEVKAKVKAKPKAKVSKVPEAKPVIVEKTEKKAMAAKKEPAVPVRPSLKSVAAANKNETVQEARPEIERYPARNSKANLKIFLPEQNVTEEEAEEIFFGGLPEEYGENAVIALAVDPNTVFVDWEVIPKDISDKEGELNLRFYDITGIEFNDWNANAVLDVLINKRVGSGFFDIHMPGRDVVVAVGILSPTSGFMPIVRSDMVSFPELLAFDELGIVQKLFESGIPVGY
- the polA gene encoding DNA polymerase I; this encodes MDLYIIDGNSYVYRAYYAIKSLTNSKGFPTNAILGFTNMLLKIIRDKKPEGLVVSFDSPAMTERQMMFGQYKANRKEIPADLVVQLPHIRKVISALHIKVFEMPGYEADDIIGTIAKRAASEGSNVYIVTADKDMLQLVDERVKVYDPMKDRMLDRAYVLERFGVGPERVTEYMALTGDASDNIPGVKGIGEKTAKELLASFASIKELLEHPGRIPREKLRAMITGSQEIMLMSQKLATIDTAVPIDFDVAEFALLEPDWLALLSFFKEFEFTSLMKLLPSQAAAPAASNRHYEQVFSADTLREIAASIKCGLAFDTEATGKNPLIDRLVGLSLCIDSNKAYYVPVGHTQSLMPGNMQLSKEAVFKVLSPFFGDPDITKIGHNLKYDMLMLAREGVSVDGPVMDTMIAAYLLNPNKAGHSLDEVSFEYLSKRKKSFMEVLKKRPSFAEVPIDEAAPYAAEDAALAFELKDLLFEKLKESGLESVYSTIEMPLIRVLVDMETAGIKIREGLLEEMSKELATDIAAIEKRIYFLAGEEFNIDSPKQLSAILFTRLGLSPSRRTKTGFSTGVDVLEELAEAHELPKEVLHYRSLTKLKTTYIDVLPGLVNVRTGRVHTSFNQTVTATGRLSSSDPNLQNIPVKGDWGKRIRAAFVAEQGNLLLSADYSQVELRILAHLSNDTGLIAAFRDNIDIHTRTAAEIFGVPLESVSQEMRRTAKTVNFGVIYGISSFGLSETLNIGRNEAEQFIKQYFDRHPGVKQYIEQLIAETTEKGYVTTLFGRKRPVPELKNQNRNIRQLGERLAVNSPIQGTAADIIKLAMISIRERLRAESLRARMILQVHDELLFELPESELEVVERIVREGMEGVIALSVPLKVDIGNGHNWAEAH